In the genome of Oncorhynchus mykiss isolate Arlee chromosome 18, USDA_OmykA_1.1, whole genome shotgun sequence, one region contains:
- the LOC118941020 gene encoding uncharacterized protein LOC118941020 isoform X1, with protein sequence MASIYPSNQIWPPYTHPIRYGLHIPFQSDMASIYPSNQIWPPYTLPIRYGLHIPFQSDMASIYPSNQIWPPYTLPIRYGLHLPFQSDMASIYPSNQIWPPFTLPIRYGLHIPFQSDMASIYPSNQIWPPFTLPIRYGLHLPIQSDMASIYPSNQSDMASIYPSNQIWPPYTLPINQIWPPFTHPIRYGLHLPFQSIRYGLHIPFQSDMASIYPSNQIWPPFTHPIRYGLHLPFQSIRYGLHIPIQSDMASIYPSNQIWPPFTLPIRYGLHLPFQSIRYGLHLPIQSDMASIYPSNQSDMASIYPSNQIWPPYTLPIRYGLHLPFQSIRYGLHIPFQSIRYGLHIPFQSDMASIYPSNQSDMASIYPSNQSDMASIYPSNQIWPPYTLPIRYGLHLPIQSDMASIYPSNQSDMASIYPSNQIWPPFTHPIRYGLHLPFQSDMASIYPSNQSDMASIYPSNQIWPPYTLPINQIWPPFTLPIRYGLHLPFQSDMASIYPSNQSDMASIYPSNQIWPPYTLPIRYGLHLPFQSDMASIYPSNQIWPPYTLPINQIWPPFTLPIIASYPAIRFIQNSTQQRGKN encoded by the coding sequence ATGGCCTCCATATACCCTTCCAATCAGATATGGCCTCCATATACCCATCCAATCAGATATGGCCTCCATATACCCTTCCAATCAGATATGGCCTCCATATACCCATCCAATCAGATATGGCCTCCATATACCCTTCCAATCAGATATGGCCTCCATATACCCTTCCAATCAGATATGGCCTCCATATACCCATCCAATCAGATATGGCCTCCATATACCCTTCCAATCAGATATGGCCTCCATTTACCCTTCCAATCAGATATGGCCTCCATTTACCCTTCCAATCAGATATGGCCTCCATTTACCCTTCCAATCAGATATGGCCTCCATATACCCTTCCAATCAGATATGGCCTCCATATACCCATCCAATCAGATATGGCCTCCATTTACCCTTCCAATCAGATATGGCCTCCATTTACCCATCCAATCAGATATGGCCTCCATATACCCTTCCAATCAATCAGATATGGCCTCCATTTACCCTTCCAATCAGATATGGCCTCCATATACCCTTCCAATCAATCAGATATGGCCTCCATTTACCCATCCAATCAGATATGGCCTCCATTTACCCTTCCAATCAATCAGATATGGCCTCCATATACCCTTCCAATCAGATATGGCCTCCATATACCCTTCCAATCAGATATGGCCTCCATTTACCCATCCAATCAGATATGGCCTCCATTTACCCTTCCAATCAATCAGATATGGCCTCCATATACCCATCCAATCAGATATGGCCTCCATTTACCCATCCAATCAGATATGGCCTCCATTTACCCTTCCAATCAGATATGGCCTCCATTTACCCTTCCAATCAATCAGATATGGCCTCCATTTACCCATCCAATCAGATATGGCCTCCATATACCCTTCCAATCAATCAGATATGGCCTCCATTTACCCTTCCAATCAGATATGGCCTCCATATACCCTTCCAATCAGATATGGCCTCCATTTACCCTTCCAATCAATCAGATATGGCCTCCATATACCCTTCCAATCAATCAGATATGGCCTCCATATACCCTTCCAATCAGATATGGCCTCCATATacccatccaatcaatcagatatGGCCTCCATATACCCTTCCAATCAATCAGATATGGCCTCCATATACCCTTCCAATCAGATATGGCCTCCATATACCCTTCCAATCAGATATGGCCTCCATTTACCCATCCAATCAGATATGGCCTCCATTTACCCTTCCAATCAATCAGATATGGCCTCCATATACCCATCCAATCAGATATGGCCTCCATTTACCCATCCAATCAGATATGGCCTCCATTTACCCTTCCAATCAGATATGGCCTCCATTTACCCTTCCAATCAATCAGATATGGCCTCCATTTACCCATCCAATCAGATATGGCCTCCATATACCCTTCCAATCAATCAGATATGGCCTCCATTTACCCTTCCAATCAGATATGGCCTCCATTTACCCTTCCAATCAGATATGGCCTCCATTTACCCTTCCAATCAATCAGATATGGCCTCCATATACCCTTCCAATCAGATATGGCCTCCATATACCCTTCCAATCAGATATGGCCTCCATTTACCCTTCCAATCAGATATGGCCTCCATATACCCTTCCAATCAGATATGGCCTCCATATACCCTTCCAATCAATCAGATATGGCCTCCATTTACCCTTCCAATCATTGCTTCTTACCCAGCTATCAGATTCATCCAGAACTCCACACAACAACGAGGTAAGAACTAG